One genomic window of Arvicola amphibius chromosome 4, mArvAmp1.2, whole genome shotgun sequence includes the following:
- the Star gene encoding steroidogenic acute regulatory protein, mitochondrial: MLLATFKLCAGISYRHMRNMKGLRHQAVLAIGQELNRRTLGDASPGWISQVRRRSSLLGSQLEATLYSEQELSYIQQGEVAMQKALGILSNQEGWKKETQQENGDEVLSKVVPDVGKVFRLEVVVDQPMDRLYEELVDRMEAMGEWNPNVKEIKILQKIGKDTVITHELAAAAAGNLVGPRDFVSVRCAKRRGSTCVLAGVATRFGEMPEQSGIIRAEHGPTCMVLHPVAGSPSKTKFTWLLSIDLKGWLPKTIINQVLSQTQMDFANHLRKRLESSPASEARC; the protein is encoded by the exons ATGTTGCTAGCCACATTTAAGCTGTGTGCTGGAATCTCCTACAGACACATGCGGAACATGAAAG GACTGAGGCACCAAGCTGTGCTGGCCATTGGCCAGGAGCTGAACCGGAGAACACTGGGAGACGCCAGTCCTGGGTGGATCAGTCAGGTTCGGCGTCGGAGCTCTCTGCTTG GTTCTCAGCTGGAAGCGACACTCTATAGTGAGCAGGAGCTGTCCTACATCCAGCAGGGAGAGGTGGCTATGCAGAAGGCCTTGGGCATCCTCAGCAACCAGGAAGGCTGGAAGAAAGAGACCCAGCAG GAAAACGGTGATGAAGTGCTCAGTAAAGTAGTTCCGGATGTGGGCAAGGTGTTTCGGTTGGAGGTGGTGGTAGACCAGCCTATGGACAGACTCTATGAAGAACTTGTGGACCGCATGGAGGCGATGGGAGAGTGGAACCCAAATGTCAAGGAGATCAAG ATCCTGCAAAAGATCGGGAAAGACACAGTCATCACCCATGAGCTGGCTGCTGCAGCAGCAGGAAACCTGGTGGGGCCCCGTGACTTCGTGAGCGTGCGCTGTGCCAAGCGCAGGGGCTCCACCTGTGTGTTGGCAGGCGTGGCCACACGTTTTGGGGAGATGCCCGAACAAAGTGGTATCATCAG AGCTGAACACGGTCCCACCTGCATGGTGCTTCACCCAGTGGCTGGAAGTCCCTCAAAGACTAAATTTACTTGGCTCCTCAGTATTGACCTCAAG gGGTGGCTGCCGAAGACCATCATCAACCAGGTCTTATCGCAAACCCAGATGGACTTTGCCAACCATCTGCGCAAGCGCCTGGAGTCCAGCCCTGCCTCTGAAGCCCGGTGTTAA